The following are encoded in a window of Helicoverpa armigera isolate CAAS_96S chromosome 24, ASM3070526v1, whole genome shotgun sequence genomic DNA:
- the LOC126055792 gene encoding uncharacterized protein LOC126055792, which yields MTEKRARWLESLKSGAKRSGPDCTETEINKPATINGESPLRMDNATYEELYRTLSTAFDEPEDTHSPNTSKSSQPENQISIPCYVEDSDCYDEAESVSISMNELQSSEHIECCISETENIDPNSENAAYTLHPLPSLLKNTVSDRKDNQNIDCMNTNHFENIRDPSLNVTAPPSSVLFSEITYSPQSLNALSYNNSPLPHVFPELNSPINSIITNPISRPGSCVNFNKTPMPSDSSDTETDYFRNKVLKRKFSIKNFIKRKEKTLGHLKHKRLRLDSSSLESLNETALSDESTHVHEKKSRKGVKKTNPGKKRTKNDKAWIDNVRKVRCNLGEAYASRDGTLRQAKVMKSPCKCNLKCYEKCPELLRKKIFAKYWSLGEHVMQWNFIAKYVKKIDKQRHTTSPSTSSRRSFTYQYTMPVGSSVIKVCQVMFLNTLGISKKMVYTSLEKDQSESKIVDNRGRHGKHKTVITDAMIENVIRHVNSFKPVDSHLIRKDSSRKYLDPDLSFTKMFQLYREWCVEKQITKRDTAKSVRQYRGITNTHMNIGSFIPKKDQCDICHTYKNQRKPSEKETSDYENHLKEKRIARDLKASEKTESRNNSHVQAVTFDFQKVLSCPFGEISIFYYKRKLAVYNFTLFEMGSKTGKCYMWHEATAKRGSNEVASCLYEYINEQVQNNNVTDFRFWSDNCTGQNRNRIVFFMYLHVAKKLKIKISHKFMEVGHTQNEGDSVHANIERSAKRKLIYTPNEWYTLVRWSKTNEPSYEVYELQQNEVYDFKAHLDTKEWSKNTENEKISWTDIKEIFVDYTSDGHDHTEDIIYYKNRLSQERYKILNCGIQNCTRVTRNTQSASITSEEVLVPAYNKPLPLPALKVRDLQYLCNKGLIPQRHHNFFNSFDKKTDNSSDSAED from the exons ATGACGGAGAAACGTGCGAGATGGTTGGAATCGTTAAAATCAGGGGCAAAAAGATCGGGTCCTGACTGCACCGAAACAGAGATAAATAAACCGGCCACAATAAATGGag AGTCACCGCTAAGGATGGACAATGCGACATACGAAGAATTATACAGAACACTGTCAACTGCTTTTGATGAACCCGAAGATACGCATTCCCCTAATACAAGCAAATCTAGTCAACCTGAGAATCAAATCTCCATCCCATGTTACGTTGAAGATTCTGATTGTTATGATGAAGCTGAAAGTGTGTCTATAAGTATGAACGAGTTGCAGAGCAGTGAACATATAGAGTGCTGTATTAGTGAGACTGAAAATATTGACCCAAACTCTGAAAATGCAGCCTATACATTACACCCATTGCCATCCCtgttaaaaaatacagtttcagACAGGAAAGACAACCAAAACATTGATTGCATGAATActaatcattttgaaaatattagagATCCTTCGTTGAATGTCACTGCACCACCATCATCGGTTTTATTTAGTGAAATTACATACTCACCCCAGTCACTGAATGCATTATCATATAATAATAGTCCGTTGCCCCATGTCTTTCCTGAACTTAACAGTCCAATCAATTCCATAATTACAAACCCAATAAGCAGGCCCGGAAGTTGTGTAAACTTTAATAAGACACCAATGCCTTCCGATTCAAGTGACACTGAAActgattattttagaaataaagtgTTAAAGAGAAAATTCTCCataaaaaatttcattaaaagaaaagaaaaaacgttAGGCCATCTCAAACATAAGCGACTTCGTTTGGATTCATCATCTTTGGAATCTTTAAACGAGACTGCGTTGAGTGATGAGTCAACCCATGTACACGAAAAAAAGTCACGCAAGGGTGTTAAAAAAACTAATCCTGGAAAAAAAAGAACCAAAAATGATAAAGCTTGGATAGATAACGTTCGAAAAGTGAGATGCAATTTAGGTGAAGCTTACGCGTCAAGGGATGGCACGTTGAGACAAGCAAAGGTAATGAAATCTCCTTGCAAATGTAATCTCAAATGCTATGAAAAATGCCCTGAGTTgctaaggaaaaaaatatttgctaaatACTGGTCTTTAGGGGAACACGTTATGCAATGgaattttattgcaaaatatgtaaaaaaaattgataaacagCGGCACACTACTAGTCCCTCCACATCTTCCAGACGTTCTTTTACGTACCAATATACTATGCCTGTTGGAAGTTCCGTAATCAAAGTATGTCAGGTTATGTTTTTGAACACTTTAGGTATCAGCAAAAAGATGGTTTATACATCGTTAGAAAAAGACCAAAGCGAATCAAAAATCGTAGATAATAGAGGCAGGCATGGCAAACATAAAACTGTGATAACTGATGCAATGATTGAGAACGTGATTCGTCATGTGAATTCATTTAAACCCGTTGATTCACATTTGATCAGAAAAGATTCTTCGCGAAAATATCTTGATCCTGATTTAAGTTTCACAAAAATGTTTCAATTGTATAGAGAGTGGTGTGTCGAAAAACAAATCACTAAGCGTGATACAGCAAAGTCAGTCAGACAATACCGGGGTATAACAAACACTCACATGAATATTGGAtcttttattccaaaaaaagaCCAGTGTGATATATGTCACACATATAAAAATCAACGAAAACCATCTGAGAAGGAAACATCTGATTATGAAAACCATCTAAAAGAGAAAAGAATTGCTCGCGACCTCAAAGCCTCAGAGAAGACAGAATCTAGGAACAATTCACATGTTCAAGCTGTGACGTTCgactttcaaaaagttttaagttgTCCATTTGGGGAAATCAGcatcttttattataaaagaaaattagcCGTATACAACTTCACACTTTTTGAAATGGGTTCAAAAACTGGTAAATGCTACATGTGGCATGAAGCAACTGCTAAACGAGGTTCAAATGAAGTAGCTAGTTGCCTATACGAATACATTAATGAACAAGTTCAGAATAATAACGTGACTGACTTTAGATTTTGGTCTGACAATTGTACAGGCCAAAACCGGAATCGCATCGTGTTTTTCATGTATTTACACGTAGCCAAAAAGCTTAAGATCAAAATCAGTCACAAATTTATGGAGGTAGGTCATACCCAAAATGAGGGCGACTCTGTTCATGCTAACATTGAACGATCTGCCAAACGAAAACTTATTTACACTCCCAACGAATGGTATACCCTAGTGCGTTGGAGCAAAACAAATGAGCCGTCATATGAAGTATACGAGTTACAGCAAAATGAAGTATATGATTTCAAAGCACATTTGGACACAAAGGAATGGAGTAAAAACACAGAGAATGAAAAAATATCCTGGACagatattaaagaaatatttgtagATTACACATCAGATGGACATGACCATACCGaagatataatatattataaaaaccgTTTGAGCCAAGAGAGATACAAGATTTTGAATTGTGGTATCCAAAATTGTACGCGGGTCACACGGAATACACAATCCGCATCAATAACAAGTGAAGAGGTGTTAGTTCCAGCTTATAATAAACCATTACCTTTGCCTGCATTAAAGGTCCGAGATCTTCAATATCTATGCAATAAAGGTTTAATTCCACAAAGACATCATAACTTTTTCAACtcatttgataaaaaaactgataattCATCTGATTCTGCTGAAGATTAA